One window of Mesorhizobium loti R88b genomic DNA carries:
- a CDS encoding DUF982 domain-containing protein, with translation MNDKMFPHPVRLKFAAERERVVRSAWEGLECLGDWPAGQGRQYRAALRCCRDALDGWTPPKKAMRAMIDAAREAHILQ, from the coding sequence TTGAACGACAAGATGTTTCCCCACCCTGTCCGCCTGAAATTCGCCGCCGAGCGCGAGCGCGTGGTGCGCAGCGCCTGGGAAGGTCTGGAATGCCTCGGCGACTGGCCGGCCGGCCAGGGCCGCCAATACCGGGCGGCGCTGCGCTGCTGCCGCGACGCGCTCGATGGCTGGACGCCGCCGAAAAAGGCGATGCGGGCGATGATCGACGCCGCACGCGAAGCACACATCCTCCAATAG
- a CDS encoding PAS domain S-box protein, protein MAEFQTVMADSKRSDRLDTLADGRLAAIVDSSFDAIISKDLNSIVMSWNLAAERMFGYSAEEAVGQSILMLIPDHLKSEETEIIGRVRNGERVASYETIRQRKDGTLISVSLTVSPIKNAHGEIVGASKIARDISAAKESERRIRLLMREVNHRVKNQFAVILSMVRETSKRSSDPREFEELIRARIMALSRSHDLLVTSEWAGASLFDLIQEHLKPFGHEEQTLLSGPVLTLQSNAVQNLGMAFHELGTNSSKYGALGSEDGRVEITWTIGSGDPGSDASGSGASAGREFHLLWKETSTPRPDDGHDETTRKGFGTVVLQRVAPQSLGGTAALERSPGQLSWRLSAPLASIIVPQAGVDMDDAAALGFGI, encoded by the coding sequence AGCGCAGCGACAGGCTGGACACACTCGCCGATGGGCGGCTCGCTGCAATTGTCGATTCTTCTTTCGATGCCATCATCAGCAAGGATTTGAACAGCATCGTCATGAGCTGGAACCTGGCGGCCGAACGCATGTTCGGCTACAGCGCGGAGGAGGCAGTCGGCCAATCGATCCTCATGCTCATTCCCGATCACCTCAAGAGCGAAGAGACCGAGATCATCGGCAGGGTCCGCAACGGCGAGCGGGTGGCGAGCTATGAGACGATTCGACAGCGCAAGGACGGCACGCTGATCTCCGTCTCGCTGACGGTTTCGCCGATCAAGAACGCCCATGGCGAGATCGTCGGCGCTTCGAAGATCGCCCGCGACATTTCCGCCGCCAAGGAGAGCGAGCGCCGCATCAGGCTCTTGATGCGGGAGGTCAATCATCGCGTCAAGAACCAGTTCGCGGTCATCCTGTCTATGGTCAGGGAGACCAGCAAGCGCTCGAGCGATCCGCGCGAGTTCGAGGAGCTGATCCGCGCCCGCATCATGGCGCTGTCGCGTTCGCACGATCTGCTGGTTACCTCGGAATGGGCGGGCGCCAGCCTGTTCGACCTGATCCAGGAACATCTGAAGCCCTTCGGCCACGAGGAGCAGACCCTGCTCTCCGGCCCGGTGCTGACGCTACAGTCGAATGCGGTGCAGAACCTCGGCATGGCTTTCCACGAACTTGGCACCAACTCGTCCAAATATGGCGCGCTGGGCAGCGAAGACGGCCGGGTCGAAATCACCTGGACGATAGGCTCCGGCGATCCGGGTTCAGATGCTTCTGGCTCGGGGGCTTCGGCCGGGCGTGAATTCCATCTGCTCTGGAAAGAGACATCCACGCCTCGTCCTGACGACGGGCACGACGAGACCACGCGCAAGGGCTTCGGCACTGTCGTCCTGCAGCGGGTGGCGCCGCAATCGCTGGGTGGGACCGCCGCCCTGGAGCGGTCGCCCGGCCAGCTCAGCTGGCGCCTCAGCGCGCCGTTGGCGTCGATTATCGTGCCGCAAGCCGGCGTCGATATGGACGATGCCGCCGCGCTGGGCTTCGGCATTTAG
- a CDS encoding pyridoxamine 5'-phosphate oxidase family protein, with amino-acid sequence MTSDKNDLDRVWKLMDKIGFCMLATREGEDIRSRPMAAHTVREENTIYFLTDADSHKDDEIEAEPNVALAFADSRGQKYVSVSGVAEVSNDRAKIKELWSTPAKAWWDSADDPSIRVLKVTPKDAQFWDSPGTVVSYVKMLAAAVSDIRPDIGDTGKVRM; translated from the coding sequence ATGACCAGCGACAAAAACGATCTCGACCGCGTCTGGAAGCTGATGGACAAGATAGGCTTCTGCATGCTGGCCACCCGCGAAGGCGAGGACATTCGCTCACGGCCCATGGCAGCGCACACTGTGCGCGAGGAGAACACCATCTATTTCCTGACCGACGCCGACAGCCACAAGGATGATGAGATCGAGGCTGAACCGAATGTCGCCCTGGCCTTTGCCGATTCCAGGGGCCAGAAATATGTCTCCGTCAGCGGCGTGGCGGAGGTTTCCAATGACCGCGCGAAGATCAAGGAATTGTGGTCGACACCCGCAAAAGCCTGGTGGGACAGCGCCGACGATCCGTCGATCCGCGTGCTCAAGGTGACGCCGAAAGACGCCCAGTTCTGGGATAGCCCGGGCACCGTCGTCAGCTACGTTAAAATGCTGGCAGCCGCGGTCAGCGATATCAGGCCGGACATTGGCGATACCGGCAAAGTACGGATGTAG
- a CDS encoding DUF982 domain-containing protein encodes MADLMLSTPIRIRPHGSNTIRDVVTLRDASEILIDWPQAKRGPFYQAAREQIEAALNGDGGAAQAQEAFAALCNHAGVLVR; translated from the coding sequence ATGGCCGATTTGATGCTGTCGACGCCAATACGGATCAGACCACACGGCTCGAACACGATCCGGGACGTCGTCACGCTGAGGGATGCCAGCGAAATCCTGATCGATTGGCCGCAGGCAAAGCGCGGTCCCTTCTATCAGGCCGCGCGAGAGCAGATAGAGGCGGCGCTGAATGGCGATGGCGGCGCGGCGCAAGCTCAGGAAGCCTTTGCCGCCCTATGCAACCATGCCGGCGTGTTGGTTCGCTAA
- a CDS encoding MgtC/SapB family protein yields MEQLVEEFGHPTYTSFPVIAARLLLATLYGAVIGFEREWRNRPAGLRTHILVCVAAATFGILTIEIIHAPMFAQDSVKVDPIRVVEAVTAGVAFLAAGSIMFSRGEVHGLTTGAGMWLAGAIGVACGLGLWQVAGLGTLIVLVVAGLLHRLQLGTGAVAGSDKKSAPVSGKRPRE; encoded by the coding sequence ATGGAACAGCTTGTCGAGGAATTCGGCCATCCCACCTACACCTCGTTTCCGGTCATCGCCGCGCGATTGTTGCTGGCGACGCTTTACGGCGCGGTCATCGGCTTCGAACGCGAATGGCGCAACCGCCCCGCCGGACTGCGTACGCATATTCTCGTCTGCGTCGCTGCCGCCACTTTCGGCATCCTGACGATCGAGATCATCCATGCGCCGATGTTCGCGCAGGACTCGGTCAAGGTCGATCCGATCCGCGTGGTCGAAGCCGTGACCGCCGGCGTCGCCTTCCTGGCGGCCGGCTCGATCATGTTTTCGCGCGGCGAGGTGCATGGGCTGACGACAGGTGCCGGCATGTGGCTCGCTGGCGCGATCGGTGTCGCCTGCGGGCTCGGCCTCTGGCAAGTGGCCGGGCTCGGTACGCTGATCGTGCTTGTCGTGGCCGGCTTGCTGCATCGGCTCCAACTCGGAACGGGCGCGGTGGCAGGATCTGACAAGAAATCCGCTCCGGTGTCTGGCAAGCGGCCGCGCGAATAG